The DNA region CACAGCTTTCATTTCCCAATATTTACAACTATATGAGTtgaacaacttagaacatggcatctttgttggcagaccacccaatgttttggtaaataaaagtatatttgGTTCTGGATGATTAAATTGTTTAGCACAGTTTTGTAAAATGGTAAATCGTGAACAGGGAAAATTTTGTATCACACAGGAGGAGTTCAAATAAAGATTTCAACCTTTATTGTCTTAAAATAAAGTGCAGAATGGTTTCAGAACAGCTTGAATTGTCCTAACTACAAAATAACAGATGTTAATGAACGTCTCATCAGCAGCACAAACTGTTGGGCTGTGATCAAtcataaaatgcattttagccTTGTAGTAGTACTGCTGGTatattaacaaaaatgttttggttgTCTAGTCTTAAAAAGGCAAGTCAAGTGGCCTTTATTGTCGTTTCAACCTGGTACAgaacacagtgaaacaaaacaatgtgCAAACGTGTACAAACAACATAGGACAGTTACAGTAGATACTAAAACAGAACAATAGGCagagtaagtgacagtgtagcgccgaccAATTCACAGTTATAATGTGGAAGTGTCAGATATAACAGGAGGTGCAAAAAGATGcaaattaataacaatatattttttaaaatgctgtgaATCTAAACATAACATACTTTGACATAGTATTCCGCAGAttaggttgttggctctgcaccagtctgttagccactgcacctcctctctgtatgctgaattgttgttcttgttgatGAGACCCACCATGGTTGTGTCACTggcgaacttgatgatgtgagtCAAGCTGTGCATTGCTGCAGAGTTGTGAGTCAGCAGCGTGAACAGTGAGTACATAGCCGTGCGGGGTCCCAGTGCTCagcgtggtggtgctggagtTGATGTTCCCGATCCggactgactgaggtctcccggtcaggaagtccaggatccagttgcagatggaggtgttcaaGCCCTgcaggttcagctttccagtcagatgctgaggaatgattgtgttgaatgctgaactggaGTCTATGAATAGCATTTGAATGtaggtgtcctttttgtccaagTGCGTGAgagccagatgtagggtggtggcaATGGTATCATCTGTTGAGCAGTTGGGATGATATGCAAATTGCAGGGGATCCAGTGAGGGGGGTCAGCAGGGTCTTTATGTTCCTCATGACGAGCctctcgaagcacttcatgatgatgggtGCGAGTGTCACTGGATGGTAGTAgttgaggcaggacactgacTACTTACTTGGGATGGGGACAATGATGGTGCCCTTGAAGACTACTGGAATGACGGCGCTGCTCAGGGAGctgttgaagatgtcagtgagaaCCTCCGCCAGctggtctgcacatcctctgagcactctgccaggaatgttcTCTGGTCCAGCAGCTTTCTGTGGGTTGATCCTGtgtagagttttcctcacatccagccgtggttagacacagcacctggtcgttggtaggaggggtggtcttcctcAGCATAACATCATTTTGTGCCTCAAACTGAGCATAGAAGTTGTTCAGcgcatctggaagggaggcatcactgtcacaggcaGGTGATGTTCTGTAGCTGGTGATAGCCTGGATGCCCTGCCACATGTGCCGTATGTCTCGGCTGTCCATGAAGTTTTTTGGCCATGCGTGCTTTGCCTCTATGATGTCCTGGGACAGTTTGGCTCTCGCTGACTCATTAAAAGAGTGGAGCATTTCCCCCGAACTCCAACAGATCtcagcctttttttaaaatagagacGGCTCTGACCTTTTTTGTATGTCATCTCCATGATAGTGGCCCAGCTCAATTTGTTGTCCAGGTGCATCTTTATAGGAGGTGACTATCTGAATGTCTTCACCATTCATTCTGATGGGAGACTGCATATTTAGATCTCCTAAAATCAATCACCATCTCcttagttttgtttgtgttaagcTGGAGATGGTTCTGCTTGCACCAGCCCATACAGCTTTCCACCAGGCTCCTATACTCCTCTTCCTTTCCTTCACTTATACATCCCATGACCACAGAGTCGTCTGAACATTTCTGGAGATGGCATGCCCTAGTATCATACTTAAAGTCAGAGgtgtaaaaagtaaaaaggaaAGGTGCCAAATCTGTCCCCCATGGCACACCCACATTACTGACTGTCAGTTGTGACCTACAGTTTTGTAGACGCACATACTGTGGTCTTTCTGTCAGGTAGTCCATGATCCATGTTACAATAGGGGCATCAGTGTGAGCTGATATTAACTTATCTCGGAGTAAGCCTGGCTGGATGGAACAAAAAGCGCTTGAGAAATCAAAGAACACAGAATACTGTGCTCCCAGCCTTCTCCAAGTGTGAATTACCCTTATGTAGGAGATAGATGATGGTGTCCTCCACTCCCACATGAGCTCGATATACAAACTGCAAAGGATCCATCATACTTCCATCCACATATCTAAGGCAAGGAAGAACTATCTTCTCTAATGCCTTCATCAGATGTGACATCAGTGCCAAAGGTCTAAAATCATTCAGTTCCTTACAGATCCCATTTTTGAGCACTTGCACCAAACAAGATGTCTTACAGAGAACAGGTATCTCCCCCATATTCAAGCTCATATTAAACATCTGTGCCACAACTTCACTTAGCTTTTCTGCATATACTTTCAAGACCCTTGGGCTAATTCTATCAGGGCCAACTGCTTTTCCCGTATTAATGCTGTTAAGTTCTTTTTCTACCTGGTCAGCTAAAATATGCAGGCCACCAGGAAAGTGGGGACTAGGGGGATGGATGAAGCAAGACTGAGGTATAGAAGACATGCCTGCTGAGGGAGAAGAGAGTTGCATGTCCGGCACCAATACCAGACTGGACCAATTAAAGAACATATTCAGCTCATATTTATCCTCCTCAGAACATATTTATCCTCATTCACTTTCACCTTTAGCTCCCTCTGAACTTTTGTCTGAGCCTACTTATCACCTGCTCCGAAGGCTCGCTTCTTCTCATTAAGCAGTGCCTTAAGTTGACTGCTGACCCATGGTTTGTTATTTGGAAAACAGCATATAGTCTTTGTTGGTATAACACTGTCCACACAGAAGTTTGTATTAGCATAATGGAGATCCACATAGATTAGGTGGGGGCGGGGCTCCACCCGGTACATGCCAGGGATGCTTGTGTAAACAAGATCCGGCATGTTCACCCCTCTCGTTGCAAAGTCCACATGTTGATGGAATTTCGGGAGCACTGATTTGAGATTCACATTGGTTGAAATCTCCAGCGATGATACAGTCCATAAGGTATGTGTTCTGCAGTTCTCTAATATCCCCATACAATTCACAGAGCACCTCCTTAGCATTAGAGATGGGGGGAATGTACACTTCGATTATAAGAACGGTGGTGAATTCTTGTGGTAAATAAAAAGGTCTGTATCTAGCAGTCACAAACTTCAACGATGAGCCGTAACTAGAAACTATCACCAAGTTCTTGCACCATTCAGTGTTGATGTATACACACAAGCCACCACCTCGAGCCTTACCGCACAGAGCTGTATTTTGGTTGGCATGAAATGAGGCAAGGCTGTCTAGCTGAATGGCAGCATCCGGAACTCTGTCACTGAGCCACGACTGCAGCTCACGCCATGTTGCCTGCCGGAGTAGGCTGTAGTTAAATTTATTGTCCAGGGAGCAGACTTTGGAGAGCAGGATGCACAGGAGAGCCAGCCAACTATGGTTTGTTTTTAGCCTAGCATGGACCCCTAGCCTTTTGCTATGTTTCCACTTCCTTGCCCACCGCTTATGACGTCCCCTCCCCCGGGCACCGGCATCAGGCGATGCCGTGGACTGGAGGCCTGGTCCCCGCAACATGCCGAGATTGCATAGCTTCTCCAGCAGATCACCATGCAGGTTGGTTGTTGCATAATTTCTGTATTTTCGCAGTGTCTGGCAATGGTAGACACAAACACAGGTTGCTCCGATGTCCATGTCCTGTAAAAACCCGAGCTAAGAAACAAAAATAGCACCATTTTGGATGTGGAGAGGCTGCTGCGTACTACTGCTATGCCACCATCTTGGATCGAGTTTGACTAAgctatttttttgttcagaCTACGAACTTCATAGACACTTCCCatgtaaaaatatacagtgaaaATTAGATTGTCTGAGAAACCTTGTTTAACTTTCTAAATTTGTTACAGAACTGAAGAATCTTGACAGGCTTTGAAATCgatgctttgttgtttttacaatTACTGTCCTTCATCACTCTTCAACAGTTGTGAGTTAAGCTGCTAGCACATGCCATGGGCCAGACTGTGGTGTGCATCTTATCTGGGTGACATCACCGCCTGGATATGTTGTGTCCTGCCAGACAGGACTTTCTTACAACCTAGTTTGGTATGCTGGGTTGTAAGCATGCTTGTTAACGTAGTTGGTTGCCAATGGCTCATTATGCAGGGAAGGGTTCCTGTACTCTGTATTTGAAATGCACTGTCAGTGGCTTTGTACTGAGTCCCTCTTTCTGGGATGGAGAGCTGGCACTTGACTGTGGCTTGGGTGGTCTCGGTGAGCTGCATGGTCACTAGGGGTCACATGGTCACTTGTTTGTTGACGATTGGCCCTAATTTAGCTAGGTGCAAGTGAATGAAGCTGTCCAGTTTCGCCCATCTTCATGAAATACACTGCCATCAATAGTTTATGGCTGACTCCAGAAGCAAACCATAAACAGGAGCTGGCTAAACTGCTGTAATGGTGGGCTGGCTTCAGGGGAGAACACAGTGATACCCTTTACTCACATGGATCTAGTCACATATAGTAGAATGCTTCCCCCTCATGCATCAGAATATGGAGCCTACTTAGGACTGTATTTCTTCTCATCAgaaattcagaaaatatatgatatttttgttcagttttgcatttttttaataataataataataataataataatattttgctCCTCAAACAATGTTAGTGTCTTTCCATTGGGATAGTACCTAAAAACAGTTCTGATATTATTTCTTTCACTGCTCCAGATGTAAACAATGCTCCGTTGCAAGTCTTCTCCTGCTCCTTGTGTCCACGTTCCTATAAGTCAGAGATGAACCTTAACAAACACATAAGAAGATGCCACTATGAGGAGATTGTGACAGTCCAGAAATCAGGAGAGATTAAATATGAGATTCAGACCCACAGAAtaggagagaagccatatcatTGCACACAGTGTGGTAAGAGCTTTACTTACCAGAGTAATCTCCAAGTCCACCAgcgtattcacacaggagagaagccgtatctcTGCTTGCAGTGTGGGAAGACTTTTACTCAAAAGGGTAATCTCCAAATTCATCagctcattcacacaggagagaagccgtatcgctgctcacagtgtgggaaaagttttacTCATCAGAAAACTCTCCAGCAACACCAgcgtattcacacaggagagaagccgtatcactgctcacactgTGGAAAGCATTTTACTCAAAAGCGTAATCTCCAAATCCACCAGCTCAGtcatacaggagagaagccgtatcagtgctcacagtgtgggaaaagttttacTCTTCAGCGTCATCTCCAAATCCACCAGCGCagtcacacaggagagaaaccgtatcactgctcacagtgtggaaagagtttctCTCAACAGAGTAATCTCCTAGTCCACCGGCGCATTCACACAAGAGAGACGCTGTACCACTGCTCACAATGTGAGAGGAGTTTTACCAACCAAAGTACTCTCCAGCTACATCAGCGCagtcacacaggagagaagccgtacctctgctcacagtgtggaaagagtttctCTCACCAGAGTAATCTCCATGtccaccagcgcattcacacaggagagaagccatatcactgcCCACAGTGTGGAAAAGGTTTCTCTCAACAGAGTAATCTCCATGtccaccagcgcattcacacaggagagaagccgtatcactgctcacagtgtggaaagcaTTTTACTCAAAAGGGTAATCTCCAACTACACCagtgcattcacacaggagagaagccgcatcactgctcacagtgtggaaagagttttacttATTCACTCAGATTTAAGACCCACAAGTGCACTAAAACATAACCATTACATGAATTATTTATCAAATTCAGTATGATTTTTGTCATCACTCGTTTGACTTAAAATGATCTGTGTAGATTGTATTTTTGTGCAGGGCAAAGTATGTAATGTTATTGCATTGATTAATATACTTAATTTAATGTTTGCTTTTGACATTAAATACCATAAAATACCTATTGCTTACTCATAAATGTATGCATATAAGCTATATTTTGACGTGTGTGATAAGATGCCCACATTTTATTCTGTTAGGTACAATTAATGAATTTCTATAAACAGTACAAAATCTCAAATAATTATttgcagttgtttttttccttaataTTTCATAGAGCAATTTGTAGTAGTAAAATGTTCATGTCTGTCTTTATAAACTTGTTTTAATGTGCATAAAGGTTTGTTTAGAACTTGATAAAATTAAATTTGCTATGTGCAAGTGTACTTGAACATTAAACTGTGGGGCTGAGCCAGCTATTCATCTGTTTCTAAATCTaaatcagtttttatttccGTTTCTTTTTAATCTTCTCATGATTGCATGGTTTTCCTGATTCACATAGATCATGAATTTTGTATGCCTATCCCATTCTCCAAAGCAAACCAAAACTTTTTGCAccatgtaaaaactgtattcTGCtgcttattattgttgttgttgttattattattattattattattattattattattattattattaggctatTCAGTGGCAGTGACAAAAATCTAGATTATCGCAATGGTATTGTATATGCCTCCAATCAATTTGATACACTAATAGCATCACAGAACCTTACATTGTACTAATAGCATCACAGAAccttacattgtagcaaagtgtcatttcttcagtgttgtcacatgaaaagatataatcaaatatttacaaaaatgtgaggggtgtactcacttttgtgagatactgtatattcttgatatactttatatactgtgatatacttgaacaaaagcataaggaaaatatatttttcaatcatttgttcaacagaaatatcaatagatgtgatattcttctgtggaaaaagtaagtacacccttggcctcagaagctagtattgccccctttagctgAAAttacttcttgtaggcattttgcataattttccACCAGGCTTTctagaatttttgaccactcttccatgcaatattctttcagttgcaagatgtttgttGGTTTTCTTGCACGttctgcccatttcaaatcccccacaacatttcaattttcaatacccactccgtcatactgagggtacggcctgttcaaaaagacccgaGCCCGAgagtcactgcaagacactcgagcctgggccagaatgtatatccaggctgtaaaatcaaatgaatgtgtgcggcgtagaccaccccgccacagcacacacatcctgtaaggatacccctttggacaaagcctttgaggaggcaaaccccctagtggaatgagcccttatgcccagaggcgtagcaagaccgCGCGCCTTATAAGCAATAAAGatagcttccactatccaattagagatgcactgttTCCTCCCAGCATCACCTCTGCTGTCACCGCCAAAgccgaccagcagctgctctgacttacaccagcaggtgcattctctcttgttccgatAGGAGGACCAGAgcagggcagaaagcctgcaacactactggctgggcagcagatgtaggcactttaggaatacaatccagcctaggattcaggaaggccttggctaatccaggggtaaagtcaaggcaggaaggcgTAACAGTGAGCTTGTAGATCtactactcgcttgagagacgtcagggccagcagaagagctacctatagagtcagaagcttcacagaggctgacactaagggctcaaatgcggcacctgacagaccttccaggaccacagaaaagTCTGCAGATGTGCCtaagccacctgacaccacgcatatccctcaaagttagaggatgttgctgtccagaggctccatcaataggggcatggctggccgaaatggtggccacgtagaccctgattgtaggaggagccaaccctgctgagaaatgtcctgtacgaactccaggactgtagctattatgcagttcactgggtctagttgacgttcctcacaccacgagacaaaaagttgccacttgagcacatacaattttgtcatagtttccacactgccagacggtcttttagtgacgttaacttttccacattttattggagggaaagcatcagattttcattgccctgtgacagctcgctgaccagagaacactgaaaacttgggacagccatGGCTAGGTGAGGCCCCACAGtcgcactgggggctaactgccctaacaacctcatgtcccctgatacatccctccacaacccctcaggaccactcctcttttgtctgcttggcctttatgaccattctcatatcaggcctagtagcaggctgtGCGTcgccctcgcactagcgctggccttggctccactcgtggatgcctgggtgaactgaacacaacagggaaggaactggctgaatgccaccatatgtcgagctcacttaGCAGGTGTGCTTGGTAGGcttgcaacactgccattgtatgtaGCGACCCACAAGCAAGAGTAACCCgttgccgcataggctttgcccaccaaacTAACAcagcttggatggcaaagctgccccccccccaaattacCTGCAGTCGATGtagagaggtagctcacaagtgCCTCctcaccttcagcatagctaaatagccatgccgttcattccccgtgatggccaaataatccgacattgcggggttataaatactGCTTATGCATGCtctcccccagaagcctgatattctgtcatgcacttctgaaaaaaatggggagttttctgcaatgtgagggatttatttcactggggagaaaaaaagctcatccagccttagtaatcacttcaagcagctcttcaaatgctgctctcagtttttaacacacCCTTCAGGCtacttggagtcagagaggaattatcttttatttttgtgtgtgtggggtttttttgtttgtttgtttgttttttggctttgcatagcggaaggaggagtcacagTGCGaggtccaaaatccagtggagagcCAGACCCCGAAGACAGatcaagagagagagcagcgctcgtctccggctcctttcccagatccatatgagatcctccggacctgagacggctagctgcctcggcagcggccgaacagatctgcgaggctctgaaacccaactcccttcagccgagaagagcgcgagtcgcaagcggagctgcctaatgtaaggcgttcacagtgcgcacagtcagacctctccaGGGCTGGCGTGGTGTGCTCCacccctaaacacttcacacagaaagtgtgttcccccgtgatgaaacaggagtAAGGCGTAACACACATCCTGATTTCTCTCATTgatactttctctctttctcattcttttttttccttctctttttttaaagggatagaaaagtccagagattttgagaaaaaaggaaattaaGAGTCTTTTTGTTTACGTTACACacacaaccgacatgcagtctcactgaagataataaggctgacagcgcggttcacaggtgtcgtttatatatcacacgacgcgcttaattgccacgtcacctgatcatggcaggcctataaataggcatgattttacgcaagcttcagataccggtcatgcacGAGGGCACCTGCCACCGGTAAaccgccaaaccacattctgcccagattacaagcgcatggttgcataagcagtgTCACGTCTCGAGACGTAACGCAGAtagggacggatgcaagtgcgcttcaacagttttattaaagagagacacaggcaggtaaatccaaatcgtaatccataaacgtaatccaaaacatgcaaaaggtcaggcaatcggcaaacaggcataaatggggcaaagcaggaatcaaggtcgcggtcacagaaaacagggtcgagaaacaaaacaagaaacatataCAATGACTAGGAACTGGGAGCAGAAAAACCAGCAATGAActaaaccagtggttttcaaagtgggggctgccagggggtgcccggggggcctcaacaatttggtgtgaaaaataaattaatacatgattctcactctcagacagccacacacgaacacacacacaatcaattcctaatgtaatgtaaagatgaaagaggtaattattaataataaaaaaaagggggatctattcagaagtc from Ictalurus furcatus strain D&B chromosome 6, Billie_1.0, whole genome shotgun sequence includes:
- the LOC128609274 gene encoding zinc finger protein ZFP2-like, translating into MSSAGDRQHSLRKSHSQLCEDVKTETSDGVTSVSVEHVPAVDQQNGGVHMKLTPQVCVKKEEMLELNICDSGNDLNNIPEVSSIKEDEADDKDYLYCELCKSFFFNKCEVHGPVLFITDTPVPMGVADRARQTLPPGLEIRKSGISSAGLGVFNKGETIPVGAHFGPYQGELVDGEEAINSDYSWVIYKSGQCQEYIDAKREMYANWMRYVNCARNYEEQNLVAFQYQGGILYRCCRPINLGEELLVLYEEDYNKNCGPTFDYHLQNTFSSRDVNNAPLQVFSCSLCPRSYKSEMNLNKHIRRCHYEEIVTVQKSGEIKYEIQTHRIGEKPYHCTQCGKSFTYQSNLQVHQRIHTGEKPYLCLQCGKTFTQKGNLQIHQLIHTGEKPYRCSQCGKSFTHQKTLQQHQRIHTGEKPYHCSHCGKHFTQKRNLQIHQLSHTGEKPYQCSQCGKSFTLQRHLQIHQRSHTGEKPYHCSQCGKSFSQQSNLLVHRRIHTRETLYHCSQCERSFTNQSTLQLHQRSHTGEKPYLCSQCGKSFSHQSNLHVHQRIHTGEKPYHCPQCGKGFSQQSNLHVHQRIHTGEKPYHCSQCGKHFTQKGNLQLHQCIHTGEKPHHCSQCGKSFTYSLRFKTHKCTKT